The Daucus carota subsp. sativus chromosome 2, DH1 v3.0, whole genome shotgun sequence genome includes a window with the following:
- the LOC108206585 gene encoding BOI-related E3 ubiquitin-protein ligase 1: MAVEARHINMNIFPQQIITNREFVNLNQGNNYGYDNSFGAMAEDLLPFNQSVIEAKNSMKAESGLTYNNFSSAPRKRSRDSMNELNRVIVPQQHSHLHEFEQNFPIQIQQQQHLEIDQIIAQHTKKIRIEIEERQKQQARILVSAIGERVMKRLREKDEEIQKIAKLNHALQDRVKNLFVENQLWKDLAQTNEAAVMSLRCNLEQVLTQVSDERQHLVPGNVEEEAESCCGSCGGDEEEVSVRRRVGNTMCRKCGERESCVLLLPCRHLCLCTVCGTTSQSTCPVCNSSMTATVHVNLSD; this comes from the exons ATGGCCGTTGAAGCCAGACACATCAACATGAATATATTTCCTCAGCAAATCATCACAAACAG AGAATTTGTGAATTTGAATCAAGGAAACAACTACGGATACGACAATAGTTTTGGCGCAATGGCGGAGGATTTGCTACCGTTTAATCAGTCTGTGATTGAGGCCAAAAATTCAATGAAAGCGGAGAGTGGCCTCACTTACAATAATTTTTCATCTGCTCCGCGAAAACGCTCCCGAGACTCGATGAACGAGTTGAACCGAGTCATTGTTCCGCAACAGCATTCTCATCTTCACGAGTTCGAACAAAATTTCCCTATCCAGATCCAACAACAGCAACACCTCGAGATCGATCAAATCATCGCACAACAC ACGAAGAAGATAAGAATTGAAATAGAAGAAAGACAAAAGCAACAAGCGAGAATATTGGTATCGGCGATAGGAGAAAGAGTGATGAAGAGATTACGAGAAAAAGACGAGGAGATACAGAAAATAGCTAAACTGAATCACGCACTTCAAGACAGAGTGAAAAATTTGTTCGTCGAGAATCAGTTGTGGAAAGACCTCGCACAAACAAATGAAGCAGCCGTGATGTCACTGCGCTGCAACCTGGAGCAAGTGCTGACGCAAGTTTCCGATGAGCGGCAGCACTTGGTGCCTGGGAATGTGGAGGAGGAAGCGGAGTCGTGCTGCGGGAGTTGCGGTGGCGATGAGGAGGAAGTGAGTGTACGGCGGCGCGTGGGGAACACGATGTGCCGGAAATGTGGGGAGCGGGAGTCGTGTGTGTTGTTGCTGCCGTGTAGGCATTTGTGTTTGTGTACGGTTTGTGGGACCACGTCGCAGTCCACGTGTCCTGTGTGTAATTCAAGCATGACTGCCACTGTGCATGTCAATCTTTCCGATTAA
- the LOC108206939 gene encoding protein S-acyltransferase 24, translating into MFFSGSAALEMKKNSLHTEYLPIQMHLFLNLTRMAYGEWTPNSRNSYNKYDAILSYITQHGGDVNAADHTGQTALHWSAVRGAVQVAEILLQEGASVGAPDMYGYHTLKEKLSAETHCQYF; encoded by the exons ATGTTCTTTTCAGGTTCTGCGGCTTTGGAGATGAAAAAGAATAGTTTGCATACTGAATATTTGCCAATCCAGATGCATCTATTCTTGAACCTAACGAG GATGGCTTATGGAGAGTGGACCCCGAATAGTAGGAATtcttataataaatatgatgCTATACTGAGCTACATTACACAG CATGGGGGAGATGTGAATGCTGCAGATCATACTGGACAAACAGCATTACACTGGAGTGCGGTGCGGGGAGCTGTTCAGGTTGCAGAGATCTTGCTCCAAGAGGGTGCCAGTGTTGGTGCTCCTGATATGTATGGATATCACACCTTGAAAGAAAAGCTTTCAGCAGAGACTCATTGCCAATATTTCTGA